The Ziziphus jujuba cultivar Dongzao chromosome 7, ASM3175591v1 genome includes a region encoding these proteins:
- the LOC125420282 gene encoding soyasapogenol B glucuronide galactosyltransferase-like: MMISKIPDWMITTKDFTHRMDFLRDCEQKSYGMLMNSFHDLENDFEDHFNSMGYKAWSIGPVSLWVNKDATHKADRYNINSGIDGAQGHEVIDWLNSKENNSVLYVGFGSLTKLPATQIDEIAHGLEASGHPFIWVVRKKDNVEYGEAFQEGFEERMKEIKRDYIIRGWAPQVLILDHPAIGGLVTHCGWNSVLEGVNAGLPMITWPMFAEQFYNEKLLIDVLRIGVAVGVKEWREWGEEGTAVVSRAQVEKAVRLLMGEGEEAAELRKRVRKLRDGAKKAVEIGGSSYNSLMALIDELKSLKINKGVQVV, from the coding sequence ATGATGATCTCGAAAATACCAGATTGGATGATAACCACAAAGGATTTCACACATAGAATGGATTTCCTAAGAGATTGTGAGCAAAAAAGCTATGGGATGCTCATGAATAGCTTTCATGATTTGGAAAACGATTTCGAAGACCATTTCAACTCCATGGGATATAAGGCATGGAGCATAGGACCTGTTTCTTTGTGGGTgaacaaagatgctactcacaAAGCGGACAGGTATAACATTAATAGTGGTATTGATGGAGCTCAAGGACATGAAGTTATCGATTGGCTGAATTCTAAGGAAAATAACTCTGTCCTTTATGTTGGTTTTGGGAGTTTGACCAAATTACCAGCCACTCAGATTGACGAAATCGCTCATGGTCTTGAAGCTTCTGGTCACCCTTTTATTTGGGTAGTTCGTAAGAAAGACAATGTTGAATATGGTGAAGCGTTTCAGGAAGGTTTCGAAGAGAGAATGAAAGAAATCAAAAGGGACTATATAATAAGGGGTTGGGCACCGCAGGTGCTGATTTTGGACCATCCAGCAATTGGAGGGCTAGTGACGCATTGCGGTTGGAATTCAGTACTTGAAGGAGTGAATGCAGGGCTGCCGATGATCACATGGCCTATGTTTGCAGAGCAATTTTACAACGAGAAGCTTCTGATTGATGTTTTGAGAATTGGCGTGGCAGTGGGAGTGAAGGAATGGAGAGAATGGGGTGAGGAAGGAACTGCGGTGGTGAGCAGAGCACAGGTTGAGAAAGCAGTGAGGTTGTTGATGGGTGAAGGAGAAGAAGCAGCAGAGTTGAGGAAGAGAGTGAGGAAGCTTCGAGATGGGGCAAAGAAGGCCGTGGAGATTGGAGGATCATCTTATAACAGCCTGATGGCTTTGATCGATGAGTTAAAGTCGTTGAAGATTAATAAGGGTGTGCAAGTAGTTTAA
- the LOC125423855 gene encoding soyasapogenol B glucuronide galactosyltransferase-like, translating to MDSETDQLRIFFLPFISAGHMIPMVEEARLFAKHGVDVTVIITQANAALIHNNIDRDFRAGHRIRTHAIRFPSAEVGLPEGIESLSTITSMEMMGSIRQALKILQQTIEQLLYDGRPDCIVADMFYPWTLEVANKLGIPRLAFRGCSYFSLCAEYYVRVCEPHKHCSVDSNYDVVSLRGLPHKIDMLMSQLPDWSRKVTDFTDFMEVMTGAEEKSYGMLMNSFSELESDYEEYFKTTMGLRAWSVGPISLWVNKNVPDKAQRYIHNTNDNKEYEIVSWLNSKEDNSVLYVSFGSMTNLSVTQIKEIAYGLEASGHPFIWAVKKIESKELYCEEAFPEGFDERMSESKNGVIIKGWAPQVVILEHRAIGGMVTHCGWNSILECVNAGLPMITWPVFAEQFYNERFLIDVVGIGVSMGVKEWSDFGQEPKEVVSREEVEKAVKVLMGGGEEVNELRKRASKLRDAAKKAVEIGGSSHVNLIALIDELKSLKNIRNVCID from the coding sequence ATGGATTCAGAAACAGACCAATTGAGAATATTTTTCCTACCATTCATAAGTGCAGGACACATGATCCCAATGGTAGAAGAGGCAAGGTTATTTGCCAAACACGGTGTTGATGTTACCGTAATTATCACCCAAGCCAATGCTGCTCTAATCCATAACAACATCGACCGCGATTTCAGAGCCGGCCACCGGATCAGAACCCATGCCATACGATTCCCGTCGGCCGAAGTCGGTCTCCCTGAAGGCATCGAAAGCTTAAGCACCATCACCTCCATGGAAATGATGGGTTCAATCAGACAAGCCCTGAAGATACTGCAACAGACAATCGAACAACTGCTTTACGACGGCCGACCAGACTGCATTGTCGCCGACATGTTCTACCCTTGGACCTTGGAAGTAGCAAATAAGCTCGGGATTCCAAGGCTTGCTTTTCGTGGCTGTAGCTATTTCTCACTATGCGCTGAATATTATGTCAGGGTCTGTGAACCTCACAAGCACTGCTCTGTGGACTCCAATTACGACGTCGTTTCGCTCCGTGGACTGCCGCATAAGATTGATATGTTGATGTCTCAGTTACCAGATTGGAGTAGAAAGGTAACGGATTTCACAGATTTTATGGAGGTAATGACAGGGGCAGAGGAAAAAAGCTATGGGATGCTCATGAACAGCTTTAGCGAGCTCGAAAGCGATTACGAGGAGTATTTCAAAACTACGATGGGGTTAAGAGCTTGGAGCGTTGGGCCGATTTCTTTATGGGTCAACAAAAATGTTCCGGATAAAGCACAAAGGTACATTCATAACACGAATGACAATAAAGAATACGAAATCGTCTCGTGGCTGAATTCTAAAGAAGATAACTCTGTGCTCTATGTTAGTTTCGGAAGCATGACTAATTTATCAGTGACCCAGATTAAAGAAATTGCTTATGGGCTTGAAGCTTCTGGTCATCCATTCATTTGGGCAGTGAAGAAGATAGAGAGCAAGGAATTGTATTGCGAGGAAGCGTTTCCTGAAGGATTTGATGAGAGAATGAGTGAGAGCAAAAATGGTGTCATAATAAAGGGTTGGGCACCACAAGTGGTGATATTGGAGCATCGAGCAATTGGAGGTATGGTGACACATTGTGGTTGGAATTCAATACTTGAATGTGTGAATGCTGGGTTGCCGATGATCACTTGGCCTGTATTTGCTGAGCAATTTTACAACGAGAGGTTTTTGATTGATGTTGTGGGAATTGGGGTGTCTATGGGAGTGAAAGAATGGAGTGACTTTGGGCAAGAGCCAAAGGAGGTGGTGAGCAGAGAAGAGGTTGAGAAAGCTGTGAAGGTGTTGATGGGCGGTGGGGAGGAAGTGAATGAGTTGAGAAAGAGAGCGAGTAAGCTGAGAGACGCGGCTAAGAAAGCTGTCGAGATTGGAGGATCGTCGCACGTCAATCTTATTGCTTTGATAGATGAGCTCAAGTCCCTGAAGAATATCCGGAATGTTTGCATTGACTAA
- the LOC125423857 gene encoding SUMO-conjugating enzyme SCE1, giving the protein MSGGIARGRLAEERKAWRKNHPHGFVAKPETLPDGTVNLMVWHCTIPGKAGTDWEGGYFPLTLHFSEDYPSKPPKCKFPQGFFHPNVYPSGTVCLSILNEDSGWRPAITVKQILVGIQDLLDQPNPADPAQTEGYHLFIQDATEYKKRVRQQAKQYPPLV; this is encoded by the exons ATGTCGGGTGGTATTGCTCGTGGTCGTCTTGCAGAGGAGCGCAAAGCCTGGCGTAAGAACCATCCTCAT GGTTTCGTTGCGAAGCCAGAGACTTTACCTGATGGAACGGTCAATTTGATGGTGTGGCATTGCACTATCCCTGGCAAGGCTGGT ACTGACTGGGAGGGTGGTTACTTTCCACTTACCCTTCATTTCAGTGAGGACTATCCAAGCAAGCCCCCAAAGTGTAAATTCCCACAAGGTTTCTTCCATCCAAACGTTTATCCCTCTGGGACAGTTTGTCTATCAATTCTTAATGAGGATAGT GGGTGGAGACCAGCAATAACAGTGAAGCAAATTCTTGTGGGTATACAAGACCTGCTAGATCAGCCAAACCCTGCTGATCCTGCGCAGACAGAAGGCTATCACCTCTTCATTCAG GATGCTACAGAATATAAGAAAAGAGTTCGACAGCAGGCCAAGCAATACCCACCCCTGGTCTAA